The window GAACATTCATTTATCGAATTACCTGAATAATTTACTTCTATCCCCATCTGTTCATATAATGCTTCCTCTAAGCATAGGTCATAAGTTAGAAAAACAACATTATTTttggaaatgaagaaaattGATCCTTGTAAGAACTCTTTATCTCTGCATCCATTAGAGAAGTAGCCAACCGTCCAACTCAGCAACTTTTTCTTTCGTAAATTCCTACCCAGTGCCTCTGTCAAAAGTGGAAACTATTAAGTGTATCCTTGGACTAATCCAAAATAAGTTCTTGCAAAACATACAAGGGACTGAAAAAGTTTAAGTATTATATCCCATCTCATGACTCATAATAAATCCTATAAAACAAACACGGTAATAATGTTAGGGCTCCTTAACTACCTCTTCAGTTGTAAAACTCACTTTTTTTTTCTCTACAACCTGATGCCAGTATCAGCGTTTAAGGCCTACTTTAGTAAGGTGTTTATTTACCTTGAGCCTTTTTGAACTCCTTCGTGAAAGTTTGTTGATCCTTAATATGCAAAGTGAAGGCTCTTATTTTTTCAGGGTTTGAATCTGAAGTTATATCTCCTCTTTTGAGAACAGGACACTCTAATAAACACAAAATCCTTTAAAAATCATGAGTAAATGATAAGCCTCCACTTATATGTAGTTATAGTTATCACAAAGACCATTTCCCAGTTTTAGCTCCTCTTCATCCTTGATGTGCATTGATCTGTGTTTCATTACTGTAAATAAGGATAAGAATGCTTTCACCGTCCCTTTTTGCATCCATAGATCTGTATAGTTCTGTCTCTGGCTTATTAATCCTGTGGAATCAGCGATCTACATGCCTAATGGCTTTGTTTCTCAAGGCCTTTGCTTGATCATTTTGTATTAGCTCCGCAAATTATCCCTCTATATATAAATGGATTCGACTATGTAACTAAACTCTAAACCCATCTGGGTTGTTCAAAGTTGATCAACACGAGTATATTATATAAGTTACATCTTGTTCTTTGGATGTTCTAGTATTGAAAGTTGAAAATTATCTCAGGGTAGTGGATCTTTGAAGCAGTTCCATTAATGCTTTTAGGCATCTTTtttgcatatacatatattattagcATCATTTTGGCTAATAACCTTACCTGTGAATGGGAACTTAAAGTGGTAGTTAATgtacatttttttatatatagcaGCCTTTTGCAACCCAGAACACAAATCTCAATCCTGATTTAACGGAAAGAAACAAGAAAGAATGCTGATTTGTTACAGCAGTTTATGGCTATATATATTTGGAGCTAAAGAAGGaattttgaaattgcaatttCCTGttacttaaaaaattatgatgctTGACATGTTGCCAATATATAGAAACATATTTTTTCCGTCTTTGTGTTTTGAGGTTGTAACTTTAAGGACTTCGGTTATATCAAAAAATTTGCTTTCAAGTTCTCCCCCTTTTCTAGGATTTCATATGAATAACTTTGTCCATGAGAACTATTTGTTGCTTCACAGGAAGATTTTCTAGCTTGTTTTCTggttgaataatattttaaccaATTTCCTACTGTATTGTTGTCCCAGAAGTTGGCAAGTCTGATGCATTGACTACATCCTCCTCTAATTTGTTTAATATACCTGAAGATATGTTGAACAAGATCTTGTCGAAGATGCCATTTATCAGCATCTTGAACTTCAGGGATGTGTGCCCTTCTTCGCGAACTGTTCTGAGATCTTTTATCTCGTCATCATCTTATAGTCAGGTTCATCTAGCACCGTGGATGTTGCTTCCTGGAAAATTAGAAGATAAAGAGAGTATCCGCTTCTGTACTTATGAAGATGAAATGGTGTTTAAGCGCACTAATGCACCCCCTGAATTTTATGATGATTTATGTTTGGGAACCTCTTACGGCTGGATGGTGATGTTGGATAAAGATATAGAACCTTATCTCTTCAACCTCTTttcacttaaaaaaattaaactgcCAAATATTGATACCTTCCTGAATATTGTGTGCGTTACTGGACCAATAATTGAGAATGGCAATTATATTTTCTACTATGAAGGTCGTCGTACACACCTTAAGAAAATTAGGTCTGTGCATCAATTGTGGCATGAATTTATGTATAAAGCTGTAGTTTCAGCTAAGCCTTCTCACAACAATGGGGACTTCTATGTGTTGGTGATAATTGAACGCGGCAACTCTGGAACAGCACAACTTGCCTTTTGCTATGCCGGTGATGATGAATGGATGCAGCTAGGTGGCTATAATGAATCCTATTGTGATGTTGTATGCCATGACAATATGTTCTATGCTTTGAACTATCCAGACAAGGTTGAGATTTGGGATGTCCATAATTCTCATCCTACTAAAAGAACGAATATTGTGGCAGCCTTTCCTCAGAAAATTTTTGATACCAAGTCTTCTTTGAGAAATTTTAATACATTCCGCAATTACTTGGTGGAAGTGTCCACAGATCTGTTCCTTGTTGTGAGGTTTATTGGGGGGGTCCTCTATAACTGTGGATTATATGCACTGGAACTGAAGCATGAGACGCTTTTTTTCCAGGTGTATAAGCTTGACACTAGTAAAAAAAGGTGGGAGGAGGTAGAATCATTAGGGGATCTGGCATATTTTGTAGGTGCAAATCAATCGAAGTCTCTTTCGGTCCATGGGAATTCAGCATACAAAGCAAATTCAATTTACTTCACTGATGATTCTTGGGATATGATTTATTGGAATAAAAAGCATTTTGATGTCGGAGTCTATCACATGGAAGATAAAAGTATCGAGAGAAAGATTCTGTTTACTTCGTACAGTGAACCACCGCCCTTTTGGATTGACCCTGAATCTTTAATAGATTAATAATACAGAGCAGGTATGACAACAGTATATCTCCATCCATGCATTTTCTAAGGATTTATGAGCctaatttcttcttttttcaatCTACTTTTATC of the Daucus carota subsp. sativus chromosome 4, DH1 v3.0, whole genome shotgun sequence genome contains:
- the LOC108216003 gene encoding probable F-box protein At4g22060 isoform X1, whose product is MEIEQETKEGGESSKEEEVGKSDALTTSSSNLFNIPEDMLNKILSKMPFISILNFRDVCPSSRTVLRSFISSSSYSQVHLAPWMLLPGKLEDKESIRFCTYEDEMVFKRTNAPPEFYDDLCLGTSYGWMVMLDKDIEPYLFNLFSLKKIKLPNIDTFLNIVCVTGPIIENGNYIFYYEGRRTHLKKIRSVHQLWHEFMYKAVVSAKPSHNNGDFYVLVIIERGNSGTAQLAFCYAGDDEWMQLGGYNESYCDVVCHDNMFYALNYPDKVEIWDVHNSHPTKRTNIVAAFPQKIFDTKSSLRNFNTFRNYLVEVSTDLFLVVRFIGGVLYNCGLYALELKHETLFFQVYKLDTSKKRWEEVESLGDLAYFVGANQSKSLSVHGNSAYKANSIYFTDDSWDMIYWNKKHFDVGVYHMEDKSIERKILFTSYSEPPPFWIDPESLID
- the LOC108216003 gene encoding probable F-box protein At4g22060 isoform X2, whose translation is MEIEQETKEGGESSKEEVGKSDALTTSSSNLFNIPEDMLNKILSKMPFISILNFRDVCPSSRTVLRSFISSSSYSQVHLAPWMLLPGKLEDKESIRFCTYEDEMVFKRTNAPPEFYDDLCLGTSYGWMVMLDKDIEPYLFNLFSLKKIKLPNIDTFLNIVCVTGPIIENGNYIFYYEGRRTHLKKIRSVHQLWHEFMYKAVVSAKPSHNNGDFYVLVIIERGNSGTAQLAFCYAGDDEWMQLGGYNESYCDVVCHDNMFYALNYPDKVEIWDVHNSHPTKRTNIVAAFPQKIFDTKSSLRNFNTFRNYLVEVSTDLFLVVRFIGGVLYNCGLYALELKHETLFFQVYKLDTSKKRWEEVESLGDLAYFVGANQSKSLSVHGNSAYKANSIYFTDDSWDMIYWNKKHFDVGVYHMEDKSIERKILFTSYSEPPPFWIDPESLID